The following proteins are encoded in a genomic region of Sander lucioperca isolate FBNREF2018 chromosome 23, SLUC_FBN_1.2, whole genome shotgun sequence:
- the zic4 gene encoding zinc finger protein ZIC 4 isoform X1 — MSVDALGSPVMDPTFSKRNTALRLVDLAGAHHHHHHHHHTPQSVTGFPGFSSHPHSMAHSHPGEITAEPRLGPSPFGPEHMGHSAALKISPAHHYPHHHHHHHNHHMAGHSEVVSSQTGAFGPVQATSVPYSMSHTAQALSAGRDFLIRRDLTAQAMPVLTDQTAGSASHHGMFVSTTGSYPGHYGHHPDAGNHTLFSGLHHDQSSSGSPGGQGLNGQIRLGLPGEMYVRSDHLSQVASSRADPFSASPLHGYGGLNLNMNLSAHHHHHHHGAGAFFRYMRQPIKQELICKWLEPELSPKKLCSKTYSTMHELVTHVTVEHVGGPEQANHICFWEECPREGKPFKAKYKLVNHIRVHTGEKPFPCPFPGCGKVFARSENLKIHKRTHTGEKPFKCEFDGCDRRFANSSDRKKHSHVHTSDKPYNCKVRGCDKSYTHPSSLRKHMKVHCKSPPPSSGYESSTPSLVSPSSDLGREPGGSSVLSEPVGASQPANLSEWYVCHSSGASGAQTPPSGPSTPDPTDEPPYRNPEPRDAF, encoded by the exons ATGAGCGTGGATGCATTGGGAAGCCCCGTGATGGACCCTACGTTTTCCAAACGGAACACGGCGCTGAGATTAGTTGACTTGGCAGGGGCtcaccaccatcaccatcatcaccaccatACCCCTCAGAGCGTGACAGGCTTCCCGGGGTTCAGCAGCCATCCACACTCAATGGCTCACTCGCACCCTGGGGAGATTACTGCGGAACCCCGCCTGGGGCCGAGTCCATTCGGGCCAGAACACATGGGGCACTCCGCGGCCCTCAAAATCAGCCCAGCCCATCATTATccccaccaccatcaccaccaccacaatCATCATATGGCAGGCCACAGTGAAGTGGTCTCCAGTCAAACGGGAGCTTTTGGCCCGGTTCAGGCGACATCGGTCCCGTATTCTATGTCTCACACGGCCCAGGCTTTATCCGCAGGTAGGGATTTCCTCATCCGGAGAGATCTGACAGCTCAAGCCATGCCAGTACTGACTGACCAGACTGCTGGTTCAGCCTCTCACCACGGAATGTTTGTCTCAACAACAGGTAGCTATCCCGGACACTATGGTCATCACCCTGACGCTGGGAACCATACCCTCTTCTCCGGACTCCATCACGACCAGTCTTCTAGCGGATCACCGGGTGGCCAAGGGTTGAATGGACAAATAAGGTTAGGACTACCTGGAGAAATGTACGTTAGGTCTGATCATTTGAGTCAAGTGGCAAGCTCCAGGGCTGATCCGTTCTCCGCTTCGCCGTTGCACGGCTACGGTGGTCTGAATCTGAACATGAATCTCAGcgctcaccaccaccaccaccaccacggaGCCGGTGCCTTTTTCCGCTACATGAGGCAGCCGATAAAGCAAGAGCTGATTTGCAAGTGGCTGGAGCCGGAGCTATCGCCGAAGAAACTTTGCTCCAAAACTTACAGCACCATGCATGAACTCGTAACGCATGTGACGGTGGAGCACGTTGGAGGACCAGAGCAGGCGAACCATATATGTTTTTGGGAAGAGTGTCCGAGGGAAGGCAAACCATTTAAAGCCAAGTACAAACTTGTAAATCACATTCGAGTGCACACCGGAGAGAAACCGTTTCCATGCCCATTCCCTGGCTGTGGAAAAGTGTTTGCAAGATCCGAGAATCTTAAGATCCACAAAAGGACGCACACAG GTGAGAAGCCCTTCAAATGTGAGTTTGACGGCTGCGACAGACGCTTCGCCAACAGCAGTGACCGGAAAAAGCACTCCCACGTCCACACCAGCGATAAGCCCTACAACTGCAAAGTGAGAGGCTGCGATAAGTCCTACACACACCCCAGCTCCCTGAGGAAACACATGAAGGTGCACTGCAAGTCCCCCCCGCCCAGTTCAGGCTACGAGTCCTCCACCCCGTCCCTGGTCTCCCCCTCCTCAGACTTGGGCCGGGAGCCAGGAGGCTCCTCGGTGCTGTCGGAGCCGGTGGGAGCCTCCCAGCCCGCGAATTTAAGTGAATGGTACGTGTGCCACAGTTCAGGTGCCAGCGGCGCACAAACACCACCCAGCGGGCCCTCCACACCTGACCCCACAGACGAGCCACCTTACAGAAACCCAGAACCGAGGGACGCGTTTTAA
- the zic4 gene encoding zinc finger protein ZIC 4 isoform X2, giving the protein MSVDALGSPVMDPTFSKRNTALRLVDLAGAHHHHHHHHHTPQSVTGFPGFSSHPHSMAHSHPGEITAEPRLGPSPFGPEHMGHSAALKISPAHHYPHHHHHHHNHHMAGHSEVVSSQTGAFGPVQATSVPYSMSHTAQALSAGSYPGHYGHHPDAGNHTLFSGLHHDQSSSGSPGGQGLNGQIRLGLPGEMYVRSDHLSQVASSRADPFSASPLHGYGGLNLNMNLSAHHHHHHHGAGAFFRYMRQPIKQELICKWLEPELSPKKLCSKTYSTMHELVTHVTVEHVGGPEQANHICFWEECPREGKPFKAKYKLVNHIRVHTGEKPFPCPFPGCGKVFARSENLKIHKRTHTGEKPFKCEFDGCDRRFANSSDRKKHSHVHTSDKPYNCKVRGCDKSYTHPSSLRKHMKVHCKSPPPSSGYESSTPSLVSPSSDLGREPGGSSVLSEPVGASQPANLSEWYVCHSSGASGAQTPPSGPSTPDPTDEPPYRNPEPRDAF; this is encoded by the exons ATGAGCGTGGATGCATTGGGAAGCCCCGTGATGGACCCTACGTTTTCCAAACGGAACACGGCGCTGAGATTAGTTGACTTGGCAGGGGCtcaccaccatcaccatcatcaccaccatACCCCTCAGAGCGTGACAGGCTTCCCGGGGTTCAGCAGCCATCCACACTCAATGGCTCACTCGCACCCTGGGGAGATTACTGCGGAACCCCGCCTGGGGCCGAGTCCATTCGGGCCAGAACACATGGGGCACTCCGCGGCCCTCAAAATCAGCCCAGCCCATCATTATccccaccaccatcaccaccaccacaatCATCATATGGCAGGCCACAGTGAAGTGGTCTCCAGTCAAACGGGAGCTTTTGGCCCGGTTCAGGCGACATCGGTCCCGTATTCTATGTCTCACACGGCCCAGGCTTTATCCGCAG GTAGCTATCCCGGACACTATGGTCATCACCCTGACGCTGGGAACCATACCCTCTTCTCCGGACTCCATCACGACCAGTCTTCTAGCGGATCACCGGGTGGCCAAGGGTTGAATGGACAAATAAGGTTAGGACTACCTGGAGAAATGTACGTTAGGTCTGATCATTTGAGTCAAGTGGCAAGCTCCAGGGCTGATCCGTTCTCCGCTTCGCCGTTGCACGGCTACGGTGGTCTGAATCTGAACATGAATCTCAGcgctcaccaccaccaccaccaccacggaGCCGGTGCCTTTTTCCGCTACATGAGGCAGCCGATAAAGCAAGAGCTGATTTGCAAGTGGCTGGAGCCGGAGCTATCGCCGAAGAAACTTTGCTCCAAAACTTACAGCACCATGCATGAACTCGTAACGCATGTGACGGTGGAGCACGTTGGAGGACCAGAGCAGGCGAACCATATATGTTTTTGGGAAGAGTGTCCGAGGGAAGGCAAACCATTTAAAGCCAAGTACAAACTTGTAAATCACATTCGAGTGCACACCGGAGAGAAACCGTTTCCATGCCCATTCCCTGGCTGTGGAAAAGTGTTTGCAAGATCCGAGAATCTTAAGATCCACAAAAGGACGCACACAG GTGAGAAGCCCTTCAAATGTGAGTTTGACGGCTGCGACAGACGCTTCGCCAACAGCAGTGACCGGAAAAAGCACTCCCACGTCCACACCAGCGATAAGCCCTACAACTGCAAAGTGAGAGGCTGCGATAAGTCCTACACACACCCCAGCTCCCTGAGGAAACACATGAAGGTGCACTGCAAGTCCCCCCCGCCCAGTTCAGGCTACGAGTCCTCCACCCCGTCCCTGGTCTCCCCCTCCTCAGACTTGGGCCGGGAGCCAGGAGGCTCCTCGGTGCTGTCGGAGCCGGTGGGAGCCTCCCAGCCCGCGAATTTAAGTGAATGGTACGTGTGCCACAGTTCAGGTGCCAGCGGCGCACAAACACCACCCAGCGGGCCCTCCACACCTGACCCCACAGACGAGCCACCTTACAGAAACCCAGAACCGAGGGACGCGTTTTAA